One genomic window of Psychrobacillus sp. INOP01 includes the following:
- a CDS encoding C40 family peptidase, with amino-acid sequence MTSLFKKIITIFSLTVVLAAGTFAGNTEAASTVASNEIVSSAKSLVGIKYRYGGTTKTGFDCSGYIGYVYKSKGIYLARTAAGMYNSGKTVNKANLAVGDLVFFNTSGKGVSHVGMYIGSGKFIHASTSKGVRVDKLNDPYYWGKKYVGAKRVATVTVANK; translated from the coding sequence TTGACTTCATTGTTTAAGAAAATCATCACAATCTTTAGTTTAACTGTAGTTTTAGCCGCGGGAACATTTGCAGGAAATACAGAAGCAGCAAGCACTGTAGCATCCAATGAAATAGTATCAAGTGCGAAAAGTTTAGTAGGAATTAAATATCGTTATGGTGGAACAACGAAGACAGGTTTTGATTGTTCAGGTTATATCGGATACGTTTATAAAAGTAAAGGAATTTACTTAGCAAGAACTGCAGCAGGAATGTACAACTCAGGAAAAACGGTAAATAAAGCAAATTTAGCTGTGGGAGACTTAGTTTTCTTCAATACATCTGGTAAAGGCGTATCACATGTTGGAATGTACATAGGTAGCGGTAAATTCATCCATGCTTCAACATCTAAAGGCGTTCGCGTCGATAAATTAAATGACCCTTATTACTGGGGTAAAAAATACGTTGGTGCTAAAAGAGTAGCGACGGTAACAGTAGCAAACAAATAA